The DNA segment TTGAATTGTGCAATAAATAGGAGTGTCATTTATCATCGAAACGTTATACATCTGCATATTATGTCTCATTGCGTGTATAAGGTTAATTTACCTGAAACGTGTATATAGGCCACTTTGCTATGGCTGGCAAAGTACCTTGTAGACATCCTTTAAtaacctttttataaaaccGTGTAACGAAGAGTCAAAAAATCCAAATTATcgttaacaaatataatgtttcTTGTTTGTTGACTCAGCGAACCGCATTAAGACATTGACCTAAAAGTGACCGGTTAAGACCAAAGTCATGTATCAAGTTCAAGATTTATTACGTCctcgtatatttttaaatgcaatacaattataaataactatttttgaCGAGATTTTGtgacgaaaatatttttttatccttTACTACGCTCATTAAACACCATATAAACCAAAGTACATAATTATGGACACGGGCCATATCTGCCCTACTAATTATTATCACTATATCATCAGTATTCCGACACGTACAAGATAAGATATACCCAAACCCATGTCTTATATAGTACAGCCGCCCATAGTGTTATGGAATTAAAGTCATTGTTCTCATTCCCATCTCTGCACCAATTTTGAGAAGCTAAAATGAATTAGGAATAATGAGTATATTTTAGTAGTAGGCATAACTACAATTGTTACTTTTTAGAAGATTTTATAAGTTGTTTCTCCATTACGTTTAgccatttaaacaaaataaacattgcTTTTATAAGAAATGAAAAGTCATTTAGACGAATACtgatttgtaaaattaaaaggagATTGCTAATAAGGATCAAGTCTTGTTTAAATGAATGCCGTCATTttgtaagaaatttaaatacgaaatacttaaatatagaTTCAGAGCCGAAATATAAAcgtagaaattatttataaacataataataataaaaaaattgtacttcttgcaaaaaaatcaaagtaaactcaattataatatttttttaatcacactttttttactattctttatatttactaattaacTCTTCCGCATGTGAATGTCTCCTCCAAAGATCTCCTGGTATTTCCTTTGCCATAGGTTGGCATATTTTGGTATTTAGATCgccataaatttatatatattcggGCAAGATCCAAGGTTCGATACAGTGTTGTCGCGAATGATGGCGGCATGCTATTTCGGCACCACTGTTCTTTGTCTTTGGTGTCTTGTGGTGCTGCTTTCTCGTGGCAGCCGCTTCCGGAAACTGGACTGCGAGGTTTCCGTTCagttttgtaatttgatacaaataaaaagcGGACCGTATCTCCCTCCTTCTGGTTTGTTCTATCTATATTTACCATAGTCATTTTGTAGgatgatttgatatttttaaagagtatCGAGatttttttacgccggcttttctTTCGGCCtctacatcctctgtcttctttaccgatgagtagggatttCTACCGACActaatttaatgacgtggaataagtgatacctgtatcgtatattccataataaacatattttatattattttatttttagaaattagtataaaatgtTTCGAGCTCGTCTTCTTTCACTGTTTCTGTGGGGGCGTAGACTTgtataaaagagattttagtGCCCTGCAAATTTAGTTTAGAAGTGCGACTCTTTCAGAAATTTCAGTGAAgctttcaatgttttttttaaaaagccgACTCCATATTGACCATACTTAAGTCCAACATTACAgagtatacaattattatattcatcaaTTTTTGTTCCCAAACGTCGAGTTTCCGATAATCCAATTAtgtatatagttatttatatttttgagtgCATCTGTTAATTGCAAGAGGCACTCTAAAAAGACAGGGTTCTGGCATTGTTTGTTAGAATATATAGAGTTTATTTGCTGCTCTTCATTTTTGAATACATTTGCTTCCTGTgcacatacatacaaatagaGAATGTACTGGAGGGTTGTGGTCTGGCTCTCCCGCGGGGACCGgccttattaataattgtaattgtattcTTGTGAAAAATTGGATTGAGTTGTAGTGGTAAACATTATATGAAGActtaaaaagcaataatataCAGAAGTTATTACGCCATAAAAAGGTGATTACCGATAccaaatacataatttgttaggaatgtatattttttcttataacgAAGATCTCGATTCTTGTAGATAGACAAAGTAAgtatatgatttaaataaattcggGTAGAAAGTTttctgaaattttataaattcttaataaacCTGTATGATATTTTgcgttgatttatttaaataaataggtatATCATCTAAGTGGATCAGAGAAATCAAttcctattattatttcgAGTCTAAAGTCTACGTGAATCATCTAATTGACACACGAGCAGATAGCTGTTGATAACTTGAAACGTTTATTTTGGTAATCATCTTCAAAAATCATTAGTAAGCAAACATTCCGTTTGTGTGATCTTGCGCAGTATCTGGCTAGTAATAGGTCCGTGAACAGTGTTAACGATGCGTCCGATTATTCATAATATCTTGACCTTAATTACCTGTTTGTACCATGTTGAAGGTGCTACAATTCTCGCCCTTTTTCCACATCCGGGGAAAAGCCACCACATGGTGTTCGAACCtctttttctaaaattagctCAGCGCGGCCACCAAATGACAGTCGCTTCGTTCTTCCCACTTGAAAATCCCCCAGCGAATTACACCGAATTAAGCTTTGTCGGTCACGCCGGTTTGGGCCTAGAAGTTTTAGATATGGCTATGTACGAAAACCCGCCCTTGAAGTACGGCATTCCACTTATCGGAGACATTTGGAAACAACGTGATGAGGTACGATCGCTTGCCAGAAGCGCTGTTACTATTTGTGAAAAATTAATGGGGTTCAAGCCTCTAATTGAAGTGTTAAAACAAGACTACGATCTCGTCATCGTTGAGAATTTTAACAGTGACTGTATGCTGGGTCTTTTACACCCATATGGCATCAAAGCCCCAGTCATAGCGCTCTCATCTAGCAACGCTTTTCCATCGTCGGCAGAACGTTTAGGTTTTGTTGATAATCCATCTTACGTCCCTATCATAACTTCACCTTGGACAATACCCATGTCTTATATACAGAGAGTAAAGAACGCAGTTttgaatgtatattttaagagCATCCTGCAAAATATACAAGACACCGAGAAAGCAATTATTGAGAAGCATTATGGTAAAGAAGTGCCTTTATACAACCTATCGAAGAATATTAGTTTATTGATGTTAAATACGTTTCACGAACTAAACGGGGTACGCCCGTTGGTACCAGGACTGCTGGAAGTTGGCGGTATGCACCTTGATAGAGAAGAAAAGGAGATTCCACAGGTGAGTTAAGAATGTTTGTTAATGTATAATGCATTCATATTTAATGAAGAGATTGACTCCATTCATTTCTATCATCATATgatgtattttcatttatctCATGTACTTCTTGGTTTTATCCTTATATTTATGGGGCAGTTCAAGTATACATAAGCACTTGTGTATACTGTGTATACTGTGTATATCGGGGCGAGTGGGGAGGgggtctttgattttcttatttggtgatgaCGTCAACAAAACTCAAATAGACTTCGCTATAAATATTAGGCAATATACAATATggccaaaataaataattcctgCCATTTTAAATCATCATTTTGTATGAGTACTTTGTAAAACTAATAGAGATATTCTTATGAAGTGTCTTTTCCCATGGAATCTATTTgcgaaatacatatatatagattcAGAGCCATTCAAATGTAAAAGTagaaattacttataaacatagaataataaaaaacttttgtatatCTTGCAAAAAATCAaactaaacttaattataatattttttaaattacacaattttttttactattcttTATCTATTTACTAATGAATTCTTCCGcaagtgaaggcctcctccaaggaTCTCCTGGTATTTTATTTGCCCTAGGTTGGCATATTTTGGCATTCATAGCGCCATAACTTTAAATGTATGATGTGCAAGATTCAAGGCTCGATACAGTGTTGTCGCGAATGTTGGCGAACTGTTGTTTGTCCTTACTGTCTTGTGGTGCTGCTTTCTCGTGGCAGCTTGTTGAACCTGGATGAAGGGAGATGCGTGACATGCGGATTTAACaaggtttagttttattaactgGAAAGCCGGAAAAGTCATGGTTACATGGAAATGTGACTGGGACTGTGGCGTTGTGTGACGGGTCGTGTAATTTCTTCAAATATGGTTGAGTTAAACGATGACTGGCGCATTCGTTATGTATAtcgtcatttatatttttgagtgCATCTGTTAATTGCAAGAGGCCCCCTAAAAACACAGGGTTCTGACATTGTATGTTAGAATATTTCGAGTTTTTACTGCTCTTCATTTTTGAATACATTGGCTTCCTTTGCACATACAGACAAATGGAAGAGTTGGTGGGTGCGTtggtaattgtaattttatgatttGTGAAAAATGGGATTGAGTTGTAGTGGTAAACATTATATGAAGActtaaaaagcaataatataCGGAAGTTATTACGTCATAAAAAGGTGATTACCGATACCACATACATAATTTGTtagtaatgttatattttttcttattatgaaGGTCTCAATTCTTGTAGAAAGACTTGACTTaagtacataatttaaataaattcgagTAGAAAGTTTTCtgagattttataaatacctaATAAACCTGTATGATATTTTGCGTcgaattatttgaataaataggTATATCATGTAAGCGGAGCAGAGAAATCTAttcctattattatttcatgtcTAAAGTCTACATGAATCATGTGATTGACACACGAATAGCTGGTTATAGGTTGTaacgtttatttttgtaaccgtcttcaaaaattattacattctgATAAGGTAAGCAAACATTATATTAGTGTGATCTAACGCAGTATCTGGTTAGCAATAGGTCTGTGAACAGTGATAACGATGcgtcttattatatattatatcttaacTGTAATTTCGTGTTTGTACCATGTTCAAGGTGCTAGAATTCTCGCCCTTTTTCCACATCCGGGGAAAAGCCACCACATGGTGTTCGAACCtctttttctaaaattagctCAGCGCGGCCACCAAATGACAGTCGCTTCGTTCTTCCCACTTGAAAATCCCCCAGTGAATTACACCGAATTAAGCTTTGTCGGTCTCGCCGGTTTGGGCCtagaagttttaaatatgGCTATGTACGAAAACCCGCCCTTGAAGTACGGCATTCCACTTATCGGAGACATTATGAAACAACGTGATGAAGTACGACCGCTTGCCAGAAGCGCTGTTACGATTTGTGAAAAATTGATAGGCTGGAAGCCATTAATTGAAGTGTTAAATTAAGACTACGATATCGTCATCGTTGAGAATTTTAACAGTGACTGTATACTGGGTCTCTTACACCTATATGGCATCAAAGCCCCAGTCATAGCGCTCTCATCTTGCAACGCTTTTCCATCTTCGGCAGAACGTTTAGGTTTTGTTGATAATCCATCTTACGTCCCTATCATAACTTCACCTTGGACTGCACCCATGTCGTATATAGAAAGAGTAAAGAACGTAGTTTTGAATGTATATCTTAAGAGCATCCTGCAAAATATACAAGACACCGAGAAAGCAATTATTGAGAAGCATTATGGTAAAGAAGTGCCTTTATACGACCTATCGAAGAATATTAGTTTATTGATGTTAAATACGTTTCACGAACTAAACGGGGTACGCCCGTTGGTACCAGGACTGCTGGAAGTTGGCGGTATGCACCTTGATAGAGAAGAAAAGGAGATTCCACAGGTGAGTTAAGAATGTTTGTTAATGTATAATGCATTCATATTTAATGAAGAGATTGACTCCATTCATTTCTATCATCATATgatgtattttcatttatctCATGTACTTCTTGGTTATATCCTTATATTCATGGGCCAGTTCAAGTATACATAAACACTTGTGTATACTATGTATATAGGGGcgagagggggggggggtcttTGATTATCTTATTTGCTGATTACGTCAACACACTCAAATAAACTTCAATATGGCCGAAAAAAATGATTCTTGCCATCTTAAATCATCATAACTCTTTAAACGGTTTACACGTGACAGCATAACATACTATTTACGAACTGAGTTTCGTATTGGCATACTATATTAAGGCTCATTCgtgttaataattgttttaatcaacttaatgattaaattatgAGGCAATGTTTTGCCTTATAGCCAAACAATGTACGCAAATGAATGACTTGCTAATTTACCacttaatatcttaaatagATAACTACGCATACGAATGTATGTATCTACTGAACTTTTGGCCGGAATTTGAACAAAAATAGGGGAAAGAAAAgatttactaattattatcAGTATTTCGGCACGTACTAGATAAGATACCCATACCCATGTCTTATATAGTACAACCGCTACCCAAGTCTTATATAGTAGTAGTGTCATGGAATTAAAGTAATTGTTCTTATTCCCATCTCTGCAGCAATTTTGAGAAGCTAAAATGAATTAGGAATAatgagtatattttattagtaggCATAACTACAATTGTTACTTTTTACAAGATTTTAAAGGTACAAATAGTCCGTGATGTCATGTTTCTCCGTTAAGTTTAGCCAgttaaacataacaaacattGCTTTTGTAAGAAATGAAAAGTCATTTAGATGAATACTGATTGGTAGAATGTAAAGGAGATTGCTAATAAGGATCAAGTCTTGTTTTAATGAATGCCGTCATTTTctaagatatttaaataattgcaacTTTGTGACATGAATTGTGTTAGTAGTAGTAGCCttgaatattttgtaagaGTACTCTGTAAAACTAATAGAGATATTCATATGAAGTGTCTTTAATTACgaaatacaaatatagatTCAGAGCCGTTCAAATGTAAAAGTagaaattacttataaacataataataataaaaaaacttttttttatattttgcaaaaaaatctaagtaaacttaattatattattttttaaattacactattttgttttaatattctttatctACTAATGAATTCTGCCGcaagtgaaggcctcctccaaggaGCTCCTGGTATTTTATTTGCCCTACGTTGGCATATTTTGGTATTCATATCGCCATAACTTTAAATGTATGATGTGCAAGATCCAAGGCTCGATACAGTGTTGTCGCGAATGTTGGCGAACTGTTCTTTGTCCTTGCTGTCTTGTGGTGCTGCTTTCTCGTGGCAGCTTGTTGGGCCTGGAGGAAGGGAGATGCGTGACATGCGGATTTAACaaggtttagttttattaactgGAAGCCGGAAAAGTCATGGCTACATGGAAATGTGACTGGGGCGGTGGCGTTGTGTGACGGGTCGTGTAATTTCCTCAAATATGCTTGAGTAAAACGGTGACTGTCGCATACGTTATGTATAtcgtcatttatatttttgagtgCATCTGTTAATTGCAAGAGGCCTAAAAAGACAGGATTCTGACATTGTATGTTAGAATATATCGAGTTTATTTGCTGCTCTTCATTTTTGAATACATTGGCTTCCTTTGCACATACAGACAAATGGAAGAGTTGGTGGGTGCGTtggtaattgtaattttatgatttGTGAAAAATGGGATTGAGTTGTAGTGGTAAACATTATATGAAGActtaaaaagcaataatataCGGAAGTTATTACGTCATAAAAAGGTGATTACCGATACCACATACATAATTTGTTaggaatgtatattttttctcatAATGAAGATCTCGATTCTTGTAGATAGACTTAAgtatatgatttaaataaattcggGTTTTCTGTGTTGGTGTTTTCTGAGATTTCATAAATACCTAATAAACCTTATGATATTTTGCGTcgaattatttgaataaataggTATATCATGTAAGCGGAGCAGAGAAATCAAttcctattattatttcgtgtcTAAAGTCTACATGAATTATGTGATTGACACACGAATTATCGTAACGTTTTTTGTAAtcatctttaaaaattattacatgcTGATAAGTTAAGCAAACATTATATTAGTGTGATTTAACGCAGTATCTGGCTAGTAATATATAGTACAACGGTGAACAGTGTTAACGATGCGTCcggttatttataatatctttacCCTAATTTCGTGTTTGTACCATGTTGACGGTGCTAGAATTCTCGCCCTTTTTCCACAACCGGGGAAAAGCCACCACATGGTGTTCGAACCTCTTTTCCTAAAATTAGCTCAGCGCGGCCACCAAATGACAGTCGCTTCGTTCTTCCCACTTGAAAATCCCCCAGCGAATTACACCGAATTAAGCTTTGTCGGTCTCGCCGGTTTGGGCCTAGAAGTTTTAGATATGGCTATGTACGAAAACCCGC comes from the Pieris brassicae chromosome 4, ilPieBrab1.1, whole genome shotgun sequence genome and includes:
- the LOC123708580 gene encoding UDP-glucosyltransferase 2-like, with the protein product MRPIIHNILTLITCLYHVEGATILALFPHPGKSHHMVFEPLFLKLAQRGHQMTVASFFPLENPPANYTELSFVGHAGLGLEVLDMAMYENPPLKYGIPLIGDIWKQRDEVRSLARSAVTICEKLMGFKPLIEVLKQDYDLVIVENFNSDCMLGLLHPYGIKAPVIALSSSNAFPSSAERLGFVDNPSYVPIITSPWTIPMSYIQRVKNAVLNVYFKSILQNIQDTEKAIIEKHYGKEVPLYNLSKNISLLMLNTFHELNGVRPLVPGLLEVGGMHLDREEKEIPQVS